A window of Dehalogenimonas sp. WBC-2 genomic DNA:
GCCAGAGATAAAACCAGAGGTCATTTTGTGGCCAGCCTATCAATATACCGCGGCTGTGAGGCTGCGGGGGTGGCGGTTTTGGGTCATTGGCAGGGCGTAAAACCCAGCCATCTTGGTTAGGTAACAAAAAACACTGGTTTAGTGTTTTGGGAATATAATCTTTTTGCAGATCCAATTTTACAAGCATCTTCTTTTATGATATAGTATCAGTAACCTGGTGAATAACTAGGCGCATGGGCGAATGGTCACGAACCCTAGAAGCTAAAACTCAGCGAAATACTAGTCTAGTAGTTGAGGTTTGAGGAACTGCTCGGTAGCCCAGATAATCTGAGTCCCTGAGAAATCAGGGGCTTTTTTATTTTGACCGACCTTAGCCAAACCATTAAGTTAACATTGGGAAAAGTGTTTATTTGCATATACATAACAGTCACTTAAACGTAGCATCTTCAGGGGTTGTTATTCCTTGTGCCATGTTCTGATACCGGTTAGAATGCTGGAATGAAAATAATAAGGTTTACAACACCCGACACATTGGAGCGATACGGAATAATCGAGGGCGATAGCGTCAGGGAATTACGGGATCAGCCCTTCCGCGAAATTGATTACAGCGGCAAGTTATATGCACTAGATTCAGTGAAGCTGCTGGCACCGTGCATACCCAGCAAGATTGTGTGTCTGGGAGTAAATTATCACGGTCACGCAAAGGAAATGAAACATGCAATCCCTGACGCGCCATTGATATTCTTAAAACCGTCAACGGCGGTTATCGGTCCGGGGGCTGATATTCTGTACCCGCCTTCTTCACAGCGGGTTGATTATGAAGCGGAACTGGCGGTGGTGATAAAAAAACCTGTCTGGCGGGTCAGCAGGGCGGCGGCGCTGGATTGCGTGCTGGGTTATACCTGTTTTAACGATATAACAGCACGTGATTTGCAGAAACAAGACGGCCAATGGACCCGCGCCAAGGGGTTTGATACTTTTGCGGCTATCGGCCCGTGGATCAGCACCGAGCTTAATGCTTCATCTTTAACGGTAGAAGCTTGTTTGAACGGTGAACGTAAACAGCACGGAAATACGGCCGATCTTATCTATCCTATTGATTATCTCATTCACTTTATATCCCATGTGATGACCCTGCTGCCCGGGGATGTCATTGCCACCGGTACGCCCAGCGGTATCGGGCCGATGCAGATTGGCGATACCATTGAAGTTAGCATAAGCGGCATCGGCACCCTTACAAACCATGTTGTCTGTACGGTGCCATGATGCAATGATTTACAGAGCTAATTGATCAGTCGCACCAATGTTATTTTATATATTCTTTGATGTCACTCCGGGTCAGGTAAACGATCTGTAAAACCCCGATGACTGTGCCGACAGGGAAAAAGAGCAGGCTGATGCCGCCGTGTACCAGGCTCATGATGCGACCATATTCCCGCCCGCCAAGGAGTCCAAAACCAGCAGCCAGAGCGACGGCCATAAAGAGTAGAAGAACAAGCCCGGCGATGACCAGACTGAAATAGATCCAAGGGCCGGAAAGATCAAAGTCGACGCCTCGCTGCATCCACCATGACTGTGATTGAAGCGCAAGCATTAAAATACCACCAAGTCCAACCAGAGAGAAAAATGCAGTAATAAATTCCCAAACGGCAATGAGAATCAATAAATCTGATTTTTTCATGTTGCTGCTCCTTAAATGTAGCTAAGTTTCATTCTATGACCTGATTGAAATAGTGTCAATCAGGTCATAGAAGCAGAGTAGATCGGAAACATCGAATAGTACAAATAGTTACCCAGTCAAATAGCGGTATTTCTGATTCCTTGACACTACGAAATGGCCTTGTTAAACTGGATAAGTTTGAGCGTTCTAAGGTCTTTTCCCCGATGTTTGATACCGGAGGCTTGTGTTGACCCAGAGTGAAATATCCAATAATGGTTGCAGACTGGAAAAAGGTCTGGTTAACATATTCACCGGTCATGGCAAAGGTAAAACATCTGCGGCAATAGGCACCTCAATCAGGGCGGCTGGTCACGGTCTAAGGGTTTATATGCTTTTCATGTTGAAAGCCAATGAAGTCTTTGATCATGGCGAGTTCAAAGTATTGAAGAGTCTGCCAAACGTTACGGTGAATACCTTTGGATATCGGGGATGGGCGCGGAAAGGCAATATCCAGCCTGAGTATCAACTTGAGGCTCTTGCGGCGTTTGAAGCTGCCGAAAAGGCCTTGCACAGCGGTGAATATGATGTCATTGTTCTTGATGAAATCAACAGTGCCGTAAGCAGCGGTCTGATAGATATAGAAAAAGTCATCAGCCTGATTAAAAATAAACCACCTTGTGTTGAAATAATCCTTACCGGCCGCAATGCCGACCCGCGATTGGTGGCGATGGCCGATCTGGTATCTGAGATACTGATGATCAAGCATCCGCTTAATGAAGGAATTAAAGCCCGCAAGGGCATAGATTACTAATAATATTTTCGGAGGAGCGCCCCATGAAAATCACCCTTAGTGTTATAAAGGCCGACATCGGCGGCTATGTAGGTCATTCAGACTCTCACCCGGACTGCATGTGTGAGGCAGATAATGCCCTGGCTAAAGCTAAAAAGAGCGGATTGCTGATTGATTATCACGTGACTAAATGCGGTGATGATCTTCAATTGATCATGACCCATCAAAAAGGTGAGAACAACGGAGACATTCATGAACTGGCCTGGGATACTTTTGTGTCCTGCACCGAGGTGGCCAAGAAGTTAAAGCTCTACGGCGCCGGGCAAGACCTGCTGGCTGACGCTTTCTCCGGTAATATTAAAGGCATGGGGCCAGGTGCGGCAGAGATGGAGTTTGAAGAACGGCAGTCTGAGCCGGTGGTAATCTTCATGGCTGATAAAACCTCCTCCGGCGCCTGGAATATGCCTCTCTATAAAATGTTTGCTGACCCATTCAACACTATTGGCCTGGTGATTGCCGAGAATATGCATATGGGTTTCCAGTTTGAAGTCCATGATGTTAAAGAAAGCAAGAAAATCATGTTCTCCACCCCGGAAGAAATTTATGATCTGCTGGTTTTCATCGGCGCCGCCAACCGCTATCCGGTCAAGGCGGTCTATACCAAGAGCGGAGAGATAGCCGCCTCCTCATCCACCCAGAAACTGGCTCTCATCGCCGGGCGCTATGTCGGCAAAGATGATCCGGTGTGTATCGTCCGCTGTCAGGGTGCTTTCCCCGCCGTCGGCGAGGTTCTTGAACCGTTTGCCAAACCCTACTTTGTTGAAGGCTGGATGCGCGGTTCCCATTATGGACCATTGATGCCGGTAAGTGTTGCCGACAGTCTGCCGACCCGCTTTGACGGACCGCCACGGGTTATCGCTCAGGGATTCCAGCTGGCAAACGGACGGCTGGTGGGCCCGCGGGACTTCTTTGCCGACCGCTCATACGACAAAGCCCGTGAAATGGCAAATGATATGGCTTACATCATGCGGGAGCAC
This region includes:
- a CDS encoding fumarylacetoacetate hydrolase family protein — translated: MKIIRFTTPDTLERYGIIEGDSVRELRDQPFREIDYSGKLYALDSVKLLAPCIPSKIVCLGVNYHGHAKEMKHAIPDAPLIFLKPSTAVIGPGADILYPPSSQRVDYEAELAVVIKKPVWRVSRAAALDCVLGYTCFNDITARDLQKQDGQWTRAKGFDTFAAIGPWISTELNASSLTVEACLNGERKQHGNTADLIYPIDYLIHFISHVMTLLPGDVIATGTPSGIGPMQIGDTIEVSISGIGTLTNHVVCTVP
- a CDS encoding cob(I)alamin adenosyltransferase — its product is MTQSEISNNGCRLEKGLVNIFTGHGKGKTSAAIGTSIRAAGHGLRVYMLFMLKANEVFDHGEFKVLKSLPNVTVNTFGYRGWARKGNIQPEYQLEALAAFEAAEKALHSGEYDVIVLDEINSAVSSGLIDIEKVISLIKNKPPCVEIILTGRNADPRLVAMADLVSEILMIKHPLNEGIKARKGIDY
- a CDS encoding fructose-16-bisphosphatase type V (archaeal), with protein sequence MKITLSVIKADIGGYVGHSDSHPDCMCEADNALAKAKKSGLLIDYHVTKCGDDLQLIMTHQKGENNGDIHELAWDTFVSCTEVAKKLKLYGAGQDLLADAFSGNIKGMGPGAAEMEFEERQSEPVVIFMADKTSSGAWNMPLYKMFADPFNTIGLVIAENMHMGFQFEVHDVKESKKIMFSTPEEIYDLLVFIGAANRYPVKAVYTKSGEIAASSSTQKLALIAGRYVGKDDPVCIVRCQGAFPAVGEVLEPFAKPYFVEGWMRGSHYGPLMPVSVADSLPTRFDGPPRVIAQGFQLANGRLVGPRDFFADRSYDKAREMANDMAYIMREHGPFEPHRLPLDEMEYTTMPQVSRKLEKRFMPI